GTGTAATCAGTCCGGTCCACAGTGCCTTTTGGACGGGATCAGCAATTAAGCTTTGCTCACCCTGCCGGACCTGTTCAGGCGACGCCACAAATGAGTGAATACCGAAATCTTCAACAGGATAGAGCGGGCCTATCAGAGCTGGAGCAGACTGCCGTTGTTCGATTGTGGTTTGAGAATTCACATCATTTGCGAACATGGCAAAGGCAAATGCAGCAGCCAGTGCTGGGACTTCTGGCAAAGGGCATATGCGAGCCGTAAGGCGCTTGGTGATAGCTGCGAGTCTCATCACGTTGATCTATCGCGCTTCGCAATATTGCTGGCAATGCCTGCCAGATGGGGCATCAGGCGATGTCCGCTTTGTTGTTGCATCCGGAAAGGCAGATTTTCGAGCAAAAACGCTAAAAGCTGCCACTGCAGGGCTATAGGCCCTACCCGCTGACTTAGCTGCCACCCAGGGCCACTATCGTAATAGTTGAAAGCGCCCATTCGTTCAGCAAGCAACCCTGAGTTGCCCCCCCAACAATGCGTCCGGGTTCATGGTGCCCACTTTTTGAGACGCCAAATTGGGTATTACAATCTCGCAACGTCCAGCAAATATGCTCCCTTTCAGACATGTAAATACCGCATAAACAAGATTGACACTATGAAATGAGTAATTGAGTACTACCTTCGCATATTGCGAGGATTTTCAATGAATATGATCATACGCGGCGTGCTTGCAGCTCTCATACTGGCAAGCATGCCAGCACATGCCGTAGCTAAGGGTTTGGGCGGTGAGATCACTGCAGGAAAAGCCGAGCATAACTGGGGTGGTGAATTAGGCGTAGGTTACGGGCTCGAACTTGGCCCTGTTACCTTGAGGCCAATTGCAGGTGCCTTCCTCTACCGAGGAGATAACAATCGCTACTATCAAGACAATTTCGCGAATGGTCAGTCGCGATGCCGGGATAGCACAAACGGCCTGTTCGCCAACGACAGCAAATGCAACAACTGGCCTGCTGCCGGTTTGATGGACACCAAGATAAGGTTCTTTAGGCTACCCCAGCCTGGCGTTCGAAGTCGATAGGGCTGAGATAGCCCAGGGTCGAGTGCCTGCGGGTGGGATTGTAGAAACGCTCGATATAATCGAACACATCGGCTCTGGCCTGATCGCGAGACCGATAGACCTTCTTGCGGACCCGTTCGGTCTTGAGGGAAGAGAAGAAGCTCTCCATCGCCGCATTATCCCAGCAATTGCCCGATCGGCTCATGGAGCAGGTCACGCCATTATCCTGCATCAGGCGCTGGAACTGCTCACTGGTATATTGGCTGCCCTGATCCGAATGGTGCAGCAGAGCATCGGGTTTGCCCCGGCGCCAGATGGCCATCATCATGGCATCCGCCACCAGTTGGGCCGTCATGGTCGGGCTCATCGACCAGCCCACGACACGGCGCGAGAACAGGTCGATGACCGCCGCGACATAGAGCCAACCTTGGGCGGTCCAGATATACGTGAAGTCTGCCACCCACTTTTGGTTGGGCGCATCGGCCACGAACTGACGATCCAGCACGTTGGCCGCGACCACTGACTTTTCGCCATGATCCTTGGGCAGGCCACGCCGGCGCGGTCTGGCGCGCAATCCCTGCTGGCGCATCAGACGCTCGATGCGATGCAAGCCGCAATCCACACCGTCAGCCAGCACGTCATGCCAGACCCGCCTTGCACCATAGGTCCGGTCGCTCAGCGTGAAGCTTGCCCTGACTTTGCGCCCCACCTCGATGTCGCTTCTGGCGCGCGCCGATGGGGCACGCACCAGCCAGGCATGAAACCCACTGCGCGAGACACCGAGCGCCCCGCAAAGCCACGATACCGGCCAGATCCCTCGATGCTTCGCGATGAAGGTAAACCTCATATCGAGTCCTTCGCGAAGTAGGCCGCGGCTTTTTTTAGAATATCGCGCTCCGCCTTGAGCTTGGCCACTTCCCGGCGCAGGCGCTGGATCTCCTGCTGCTCAGCCTTCATCTGGCCGTGCCCAGGAAAGGCATCCTGCTTGTCGGCCCCAAACTCCCGAACCCATTTGCGCAGCACATTCTCATGCACATCAAGATCGCGGGCGGCTTGTGCAACCGCTACCCCGCGCTCCTTTACCAATCTTACCGCTTCAAGCTTGAACTCGCGGCTGAACTTCCTTCGTTGCATCGATGCTCTCCGGTTGATGAAAACACCTTATCTTGGTGTCCATCAAACCGGCAGCAGGCCAAACGTTGCAGTGTCGTTCTACGGCAAAGTCGAGGCGGCGGTGTCGATTGCCTCACTCGCAGAAGTTGGAGTTGGTGCGCGTTATTCTCGTGAGAAGGTCCGGCCATATGGCCTGATCGCGGTGCCCGTCGCCCCCAAAATCAAAGTGGCGGCTCAGGTTGGTGACCGCTACTTTTCTGCAGGCTTTCGAGTTGGATTCTGATCCGTTCGAGAGCAGGTTTCGCCTGCTCTCGAAAGCCCCATTAGGAACTGGCGGAAGGGCGTTGTCCTCTGAAAAGCCGGCACTTCGCGGTAGCAGATTGCGCCCCAAAAAGCGGTCACCTATTGAGTAAGCCACAGCCATATTCGACAATAATATAACTCAGTTCTGTTTACCCCCCTACGCTATCAATTTACCATTGATTACACTCTGACATCATGAAGAGTTTTTCAGATTTTATGATCGGAAATTTTCAAACGTTTACAAGCAGGGATCGGAACGGGAGTAGACTATGAACAGAGTGGCTCGCTCGATAATATTAATGACCGCGACGATATTCTGCATGTTCCACGGCCCTTACGCCAAAGCACAGCCTTCACCTTGCCAGGACGATAAAGGGAATGATCGCTGCAACGACGACCAGCGTGCTCAACAAAGGCATCTCTACAATGCTTCTGATGCACAAGATTTCGCGAATAAGAAAAGTCAGTTGGTCAGGGCTTTCTTTGTCGATGGCTATGGTCAAGACGTTGCACTGGTTTCCTTCGAACGCGCCCCAGGAGAAGATCTGAAAGTCGAGGTGCGCGTTCCCAGCCATAATGGAAGTTCGGAGAACGTATCTCTGGTCGGCCAACTGTCAGGCGCTGCATGGACGGACATATTGGAAGGTGCTCGAACGTTTGACCGCGACCTTGTCCCTTTGCCCAAAAGGAAAGGCGAGTTGTCCATTTGTCTTCATAGTTGGGTGTCCACCGTGGAGGTGGCTGACGAGAATGGCAAGGTTCGCAGAAAAACCAGCCTTGCTTGCGGCAATGACGACCTTGTCTCTGCCTATGCGTTCAAATTGGCGAACATCGCCGTCGATTCCTTTTCCTTCTGTGCAACGCTTTCGCGCGAAGCATCAAGGAATGATGTCACACGGCTTGCTGATTGCTGGAAGCTGAGGGGAGACAGGACAGCAGCGTCCCAAGCGTATAATCGCCTCCATACCCGATGGTTTCTGCATCCGAATGGAGTTGATTTCGCGCGCTCCCTATACGATCTTTTCGACGAAAATGCAGAGGTTACGTGGCCAGGAGAAGAAAAGGCGACAGGCGCTGCATCTGCTTCACAACTCTGGACAGCAAAGGCAGGTCAGAACCGCTTTGTGCCCCGAACCTATTTCGGTGAAACGCATGACAGAGTGAGAATAGAAGGACAAATCTGGCCACGGCCCAAATCTGACGCGGACAGACCGCAACCCATTCCCGTCACCATGCTCTGGACCAGAGAGAATGGCTTTGACTTTCGCTTGCGGAGCCTATCGCCAGCAACGCGGCGTTAGGATAGACTTTGCACCGCCGTTGCGCCATGTGTAACCGCGCGGTTGGAAGCTCAACGATGGTTTCCACTGGCAAAGCCAACATAGCCGGTCGCTGTAGGCAACCCTAAGAGCCGCCGTTCATTCAGGTGAGAAAGCACGCTCACAAAACCTTCCTGGTCGATCGGCATCGACTGCACTGGCATTCCACGATGCATATTATGCGTGTGCCAATTTGACCCTTTTTAGCGGCGCGCAATGCGCTTTCGGGTGATGTTTTTTGCCCTGTGAGCGTGTTAGCACCTCTCATCAGTCCAATATCCGCGAATCATCATCCTTAGATGAAAATCTTGCGTATTCAGATTTATAAAATC
The Novosphingobium terrae DNA segment above includes these coding regions:
- a CDS encoding IS3 family transposase (programmed frameshift); amino-acid sequence: MQRRKFSREFKLEAVRLVKERGVAVAQAARDLDVHENVLRKWVREFGADKQDAFPGHGQMKAEQQEIQRLRREVAKLKAERDILKKGRGLLREGLDMRFTFIAKHRGIWPVSWLCGALGVSRSGFHAWLVRAPSARARSDIEVGRKVRASFTLSDRTYGARRVWHDVLADGVDCGLHRIERLMRQQGLRARPRRRGLPKDHGEKSVVAANVLDRQFVADAPNQKWVADFTYIWTAQGWLYVAAVIDLFSRRVVGWSMSPTMTAQLVADAMMMAIWRRGKPDALLHHSDQGSQYTSEQFQRLMQDNGVTCSMSRSGNCWDNAAMESFFSSLKTERVRKKVYRSRDQARADVFDYIERFYNPTRRHSTLGYLSPIDFERQAGVA